The genomic region GGCCTCGGTGGGGGACAGCCCCAGGCGGTCCAAATGGCGGAAGACCCGGGAGGCCAGCTCCTGCAGGAGTTGCTGCACCGGAGAGGCATCGGCACCAGAATCCCGGCGATCCACAAAGACCTGCACCACCCGGGTGCGCAGCTCACCCGCCGCCTTGCGGGTGAAGGTGAGGGCCACAATCTCCCCCGGATCCGAGACGGTGCTGAGCAGACCCAGGTAGCGGGCCAGGAGCACTGCGGTCTTGCCGGAGCCGGCCGGCGCCTCAATGTGAAAACTGCCGGCGGGATGCAGGGCCTGCTCCCGGGCCGCCTGGTCCACGGGCGGAGATGTCATGCTTCCGCCTCCTCAGCGCTGCGGTAGCCGCAGAGCAACGGGTAGGGGCAATAGGCGCAGGCCCCCTCGTTGCTGCCCCGGGGAGGCGGCGCCGGCTGGGCCGGGAACTCTCCCGTCTCCAGGCGCCGGGCCAGCTCCCGCAGGCGGTCCTCCCAGGCGGCCATGACCTCGTCCCATTCCTCCCGCGTGCTGCGATAGTCTTCATGCTTCAGATGCCCGTCCCGGGGGGATTTGAGGCTGATAAAGCCGGCTTTCAGTAGCACCGCGGGCTCCGGCGCCGCCACCGCGCCCTGACGCACCGCCAGGAGATACCCGGGCAGCTGATGTTCTTCCTGACGCACAAAGACGGCGGGGCGATTGGGAATGTTGCCGCTTTTGTAATCCCAGACCACGATCTCCCCCCGCTCCGGATGGTGATCCAGGCGGTCAATGCGCCCCCGGACGCTTACGGCACAGTCCTCCGGCGCCAGGCCTTGAAACTCCTGCTCCACCGCCACCCAGCGCCAGCCCTCCCGGAAGCGCTCTTTCTCCAGGGCCAGCCAGGCCGGGAGCAGGCCAGGGATGCTCTCATCCCCCAGCCAGCGGAGTCGCTCCGCCCGCAGGTGCGGATCGGCGGCCAGCGGCGCCAGGGTGGCGTTGACTGCCTCCTCCAGATGCTGCCGGGCCACGGCGTCGTCCCAGGTCCCGCTGGCCTCGAGAACCGCCCCGAAAGTTTGCACAAAGCGGGCCACCACCTGATGGAGCAGCCGGCCGCGGTCCAAGGCGGAGAGCCCCTCCTCCTCTTCGGGGAGAGGTTCCATCTCCAGCAGCACCTCCAAGAGGAAGCGGCAGGGGCAGGAGAGCCCGATCTGGGCATGGGTGAGGCGGATTTCCGTGGGCAGGGGCAGTCTGACCGGCGGGGGAGGCTCCTCAGCGGCCGGAGGCGGCGGCTTCAACGCCGCCTGGATGGCCGGTACCCCCAGCCAGGCCGGGTGCGGGGTGCTCAGGGGATTGAGGCCGGCTTCCTGCCAGTCCCCCACATAGAGATAGGTCCCCACCTGCTCTTCCTCCTCCACCGCCGTCGGGCGGGTGAGGATGAGGTGGGGCGCCACCCCCCTCAGGCCGGCAAAGAGGGTGGCGGCATACCGATATTGTGAGGCGGCGGTGCCGCCCAGCACCTGGCGCTTCTCCCAGGCAGTAAGGAGGGGCAGCGGCCGGGGCGGCCCGGGGAGGTTGCCCGAGGTCATCCCCAGGCAGAAGACCCGGTCAAAGTCCAGCCCCCGGGTCTCCAGCAGGCCGAGTATCTGGAAGCCCGCCTCCTCCCGGCCTTCGCCGGCCAGCTCCACCCTGCCGGCGGCGTGGGTGAGCCAGGCCAGGAAGTCCGGGAGGCTTAAGCTCTCCCCGGCCAAAGCCCGGCCCAGTTCCTCCAGGACCTCCTGCAGGTGGCCCCAGGCGTCCGCCTCCGCTTCGTCCAGTTTTCCCGGAAATCCCAGCAGCTCCCAGGTCTGCCTGAGCCTGAGGCACCCGTCCCCGGCCCTGCCCTGCCAGCCGGCCCAAGGGGAGAGAGCCTCTTCCAGCCGCCTGAGGGCCAGGAGATCGTCCCGGCGCGCTTGCCAGGCCCGATAGAAATCCTCCCAGCCCCGAAAGGGGCCATCGTCCCGGAAACGGCGGTCCAGGAGGGCCAGGCCGTCCCGGGCTTCCCACAGGCGGCCGTAAAAGGGCGAAAACCACAGGGCCGCCAGGTCTTCCCGGCGCTCCCCCCGGACGAAGAAGCTCAAGGGCAGCACCGCGGCGGCAAAGAGGGGCGTGTCCGTCAGCCGGGGCCCCAGGGAGATGTTGTAACGCCAGCCCTCCGGTCCCCCGGCCGGCCCCAGCACCTCCCTAAGCATCCGCCGGAAGGCGGGGAGGTAATTCTCCATGGCCGGGGAGGTGACGGCCAGCCGGTGGGGAGGGAGGCCCTCCTTGACCGCGGCCTCCACCAGCCGGGCCGCCACCCAGGCCATCTCCTCCGCCATGTCTTTAAAGACCCAGGCCTCCCGCACCGCTTGGGGGTCGCCCTGGATCTGCAGGCACTCCACCCAGGTGTGGCGGGCCAGCCGCCTCAGGAACTCCTCCTCCACCGGCGCCGGGGCCGCCAGCCCGGCCACATACACGGTGCCGGGGAGTGACAGCCGCCCGGCCTCCAGGGCATCCAGGAGGATACCCGGCAGCCGGGCG from Desulfobaccales bacterium harbors:
- a CDS encoding PD-(D/E)XK nuclease family protein gives rise to the protein MPEDHIFSSCQALQDYLLQHCGAGSLILVPHQRLARQLWHKQRLQALAAGERAWEPVTCRTLGAWWQELLDGLWLPQVPPPPLVRLRLWQQAIAAAPTLEGTAADLAWAAALDDAHQLLIRHQLAALPPQETESPLVAWRRQVTALYEELLKEQGWLSPARLPGILLDALEAGRLSLPGTVYVAGLAAPAPVEEEFLRRLARHTWVECLQIQGDPQAVREAWVFKDMAEEMAWVAARLVEAAVKEGLPPHRLAVTSPAMENYLPAFRRMLREVLGPAGGPEGWRYNISLGPRLTDTPLFAAAVLPLSFFVRGERREDLAALWFSPFYGRLWEARDGLALLDRRFRDDGPFRGWEDFYRAWQARRDDLLALRRLEEALSPWAGWQGRAGDGCLRLRQTWELLGFPGKLDEAEADAWGHLQEVLEELGRALAGESLSLPDFLAWLTHAAGRVELAGEGREEAGFQILGLLETRGLDFDRVFCLGMTSGNLPGPPRPLPLLTAWEKRQVLGGTAASQYRYAATLFAGLRGVAPHLILTRPTAVEEEEQVGTYLYVGDWQEAGLNPLSTPHPAWLGVPAIQAALKPPPPAAEEPPPPVRLPLPTEIRLTHAQIGLSCPCRFLLEVLLEMEPLPEEEEGLSALDRGRLLHQVVARFVQTFGAVLEASGTWDDAVARQHLEEAVNATLAPLAADPHLRAERLRWLGDESIPGLLPAWLALEKERFREGWRWVAVEQEFQGLAPEDCAVSVRGRIDRLDHHPERGEIVVWDYKSGNIPNRPAVFVRQEEHQLPGYLLAVRQGAVAAPEPAVLLKAGFISLKSPRDGHLKHEDYRSTREEWDEVMAAWEDRLRELARRLETGEFPAQPAPPPRGSNEGACAYCPYPLLCGYRSAEEAEA